ACCAGGGCCAGGCCGGCGTCGAACTGGGCGCCCCGGAAACGCACCTGGTCGTCGAGGAAGTCACGGCAGGCCTCGACCAGCGCGTTCGTGCGCTCGGTGAGCTCGGCGTCGGTAGGTGCACTCATGGTGGGACCTCCAGGTCTGCGTCCCCGATCCTGCGGCGGCGGTGGTCGGTGGGGTGGCGGGTGGGGACGTCGGCGCCCGAAGCGTATTGCGTGGGGCGGGTCGGGCTTTCCCGTGTGGGCGGGGCCGTCGTCAGGCGGCGTCGCCGCGCCAGGTGGGCCAGCCGAGGAGCTGGGGGCGCTCGCTGACCCAGTCGTGGCGGTCCTCGCCGATCTCGGTGGTGATGAGCGCCTCGAGCTTGGCCCGGTAGGTCTCGACGAGGTCCCGGTGCGCCGGGTCGGCGGCGAGGTTCACCGTCTCGCCCGGGTCGGTCTGGCGGTCGTACAGCACCACGTCGTTCTCGGCGAAGAGGGCATCGACGTCGGCGGGCCGATTCGGGTCGAGGGGTGAGAAGTACCGGCCGAACGTGTAGCGCTCGTCGGTGAAGCCCCGCAGGAAGCCCCGCTTGCGCCAGTCCGGGCGCAGCTCTCCGGCCAGCACCTTGTCGGCCACGTCGGGGTCGCCGAAGTGGTGCCAGAAGCCGGCGTCGAGGTAGGTGACCGCCTCCACCGCGGTGAGGACGCCGTCGCGGACGGGCGCGCCACCGTCGATGCTCGCGACCAGCGAGTGGCCGTGCAGCGCCGGGTAGCGCTCCGCCACCGTGGCCGCGTCGACGCCGGCGAACTCGAGCAGGGTCGGCGCCAGGTCGACGGCCGAGGCGAGCGCGTCGGTGGTCGTGCCGCCGGCGAGGTCGGGGTGGTCGACGATCAGCGGCACGTGGAAGTTCTCGTCGTAGACGAGGTTGCCCTTCTGGCGCAGGCCGTGGGACCCGACCAGGTCGCCGTGGTCGGCGGTGAAGAGCACGACCGTGTGGTCGGCCTGTCCGGTCGCGACCAGCGCATCGAGGACGAGGTCGATGCTGCGGTCCACGTCGCGGATGCAGTTCAGGTAGAAGCTCAGCGCCTGGTGCCAGTTGTCCTCGCCGGCGACCTCGCCGAACACGAGATCCATCATGTCGGCGTACTCGCGCACCGCCGGCGCCGCCCCCGAGAGATCGTCGCCGAGGTTGGCGGGTAGGTCGACGTCCCACTGGCGCTGGTAGATCGGCACCTCGGCCGGGGGCTTGGCCACCACCGCGTGGGCGAGGTTGGGCGGGAGCTGGACCGGCGAGCTGCCGCCGAAATCGAAGCTCATGATGTCGTGGGGGTTCACGAAGTTGACCGCCAGGAACCAGGGCTGGTCCTCGGCCACCACAGGGGCCCGCTCGCGCAACCACTTCACCGCCTGACCGGCGATGACGGGGTCGACCCGCAGGCCCGCCCAGGCGCCGCCGTCGATGTCGCCCCAGTCGTTCCACTCCGAGAAGCCGTAGGGCTCGAGGGCGTCGACCGTGGACGGATCGCCCGGCTCTTTGTAGAGCTTCGAGAGGTGCCACTTGCCCTGGTAGCTCGTGAAGTAGCCGGCGTCGCGCAGCATCGTGCCGATGGTGCCGAGCGCCGGGTCGAGCGGGTCGACGTAGGGCATGTTGTCGTTGTCGTGGATCTGGGTCAGGGGCATGTGCTGGCCCGTGTAGATCACCGAGCGCGACGAGCTGCACATGGCCGCGGCGGCGTAGTAGTTCGTGAAGCTGGTCCCGCCCGCGGCAAGGCGCTCGTGGGCCGGGAGGGCGAACCCCTCGGGCTGCGGGATGTGGAAGCGCTCCTCGTCGGTGACGACGAGCAGGATGTTGGGACGGCGCGACACCGTCACCTCCTCAAAGGCGGGTCGGGGTGGGCGCCATTGTGTCCGATGGGTCACACCCGTGGCGGGCACGTCCGCCGGGCCGGGTCTCAGCCCTCAGGTAGGCCCCAGAAGGCTCCCCGCAGGCCGACCTCCTGGAAGTAGGCGCTGGCTTCGGCGGGCTCGCGCCGGCGGTGCCCGGGTTCGAGGCGGCCGTCGTACCAGTGGGCCGCGAAGCGCCACAGGGTCCCGAGGTCCATTCGGTAGCCCTCGGCGTTGCCGGTGCGGTCGAGCCAGGCATCGATGCAGGCGTCGTCGCAGAACAGGAGCTGGTGGCTGCACGTGTGCACGACGTCGTCCCACATGTGGGCGGTCGGCACCAGGAAGTGCGCCCGCTCCGGTCCTTCCGGCGGCGCCGAGGCGTCGAAGCGCCAGGCGAGGGCGCGGTCGCAGGCCGGGCAGGTCGACGCCACGACGACCGTCCCGCAGTCGGGCACCAGGTGAGGGATGGCGAACGAGTCCCACGCACAGCCGCCCCACCAGAGGGTGTCGGCGCTCATCACGCTGTAGCCGAACGAGCGGGTGGCGAAGGGGTGGGCGAGGACGATGTGGCCCTGCTCGTCGAGGGCCAGGTGCCGGTCGGCGGCGAGCTGCTCGATGGCCCGGCCGAGGCGGACGTTGCTCCCGGCCAGCTCCGCGAGGGCGCCGCCACGCGGCAGCCGCCCGGTGCGCGCCAGCGCCCGGTAAACCGCGACTCGGACGACCTCGACCGTGTCGGCGTCAGGGGGACCGGTTTCGGCGACCACGACCTACCTCCTCGGGCGGCGGGGCGACCGGACCGTCGCCGCCGCCCGCAGTCTGCTCCCCCGCACCGCCGCGTGCCCGAGGGCGCGCTCAGCCGGCGTCGGCGGCGGGGTCCCGTTCAGCTCGGTGGGCCGCGGCGTCGGGGTCGCGGGGCGGCTGGATGAGGGGCAGGGGGCCGGACGTGGCCGCGTCGAGGATCTCGGCGGCGCCGTGGGGCACGTGCTCCGGCACCGCGAGCTCGTCGAACTGGTCGAGCGAGCGGACGAAGACCGCCCCGATCGCGATGGCCAGGATCAGGACGGCCACGGCGGTGAACGTCGTCTGCACCCCGAAGCGGGTGGTGGCCACGCCGACGATCAGGTAGCCGAGCGGGCCGGCGGCGTACTCGGTCGAGGTGATGATGCCGACGATCCGCCCGCGCATGTGCTCGGGGCTGCGGGCCTGCATGGCCAGGTTCACCAACGGGCCGATCGGGCCGTAGGCGAGGCCGATCAGGAACGAGGCCCCGATCATCACCGGGAACGGTGGCAGCACGGCAAGCACCAGGATGAAGGTGGCCGTGAGCACCAGCGCCCCGCGGAACACGGTGGCCCGACGGAGGCGGTCACCCCGCCAGCTGTAGAGGACCGCGCCGAGGATGCCCCCGAGGCTCATCGCCATCACGATGGCCCCGAGACGGCCGGGCTCGTCGAGCGCCTCGAAGTGCACGGGCAACAGCACGCCTTCGATGGGCATGTACACCGACACCAGCAGGGCGGAGATGACGGTGATGGCGAGGAGCAGCCCGTCCCGGCGCACGAAGCCGAGGCCCCTCCGTGTCCCGGCCCAGACCCCCTCGGGGGCGTCGTCGGTGACGACCGGGGCGTCGGCGTGGGGCACGCGCAGCACCGACACGCACGCCGCCGAGAGCAGGAACCCGACCGTGGTCACCCACATCGCGTCGATGGCGCCCACCCACGCGATCAGAACGCCGCCGACGCCCGGCCCCACGATGAAGGCCACGCCCCAGATGGCCTCGTGGAGGCCGTTGACCCGCTCGAGGGGCCAACCCGCCCGACCCGCAGCCGCCGGGAGCATCGTCTCGCGGGCGGTGACGCCGGCCGGATCGAAGATCGCCCCGATGACCGCGAGCGCCACGAGCCAGCCCAGGTCGAGTCCGATGGTGAGGTCGACGATCGGGATGGCCGCGAGCGACGCGGCCGAGAGCAGATCGGCCCCGACGGCTGTGCGCTTGCGCCCCAGCCGGTCGACGATCGTCCCCGACAACAGACTCGACACCAGCAGCGGGAGCGCGGTGGCCGCGGCGAGCAGGCCGGCGGCACTGGCCTCGCCGGTGCGCTCGAGCGCGATCCACGGCAACAGGACGAGGGCGGCGCCGTTGCCTGCGCCGGACAGCAAGGTGGCCGCCTCCAACAGCACCAGCGGACGCCGGGTCGTCTTCACCCGCGCGTCGGCCATCACCCCAGTCAACCGCGCCCGGCACTGCGGGACGCGGTCGATTCGCCCCTCGGGTGCTCAGCCCTCGACGGTGGGGCGGAGGCGGCTGGCCGAGCGGTTGGCCTCCCAGTGGCTGCGGCGGGCGAAGTGTGGCGGTCGACTGGTGAGCTCGTCGGTCTCCAGCCACAGTCGCTTCAGGTGGCGGACCCGGCCGGTCGGCCGGTCGTCCACGTACGCGGTGCGTCCGTGGAGGACGTGGAAGTTGTTGATGAACTGGATGTCGCCGGGGCGCAGCTCCATGAGCACGTGGTTGTCCGGATCCTCGGCCATCGTCTCGACCGCCAGCAGGGCCTCTCGCTGGAGGTCGCTCAGGCGAGGCGCCTCGGGATGGCGCTGGGACGCCCAGATGTAGGGCGGGATGCACCGCACGAACAGGCGCCCGTCCCACTCGGTGAAGACGGGCAGCTCGTAGAACGAGGGTCCGCCCGCCGGCTGCTCACCCCGGAAGTCGTAGGGGTACGGCTCGTAGAGGGCGGCGGCGAGGTCGGGGCGCTCCCGGACCAGCCGGTTGTGGATGCGCACCGAGCTCGAAACCGCCGAGAGCCCGCCACCCATGCCGTTCTCCAGGCAGAGGAGGCCGACGAGGTCGGCCCCGTCGCAGTGGAAGGGCAGGGCGATGCCGCCGAGCTCGTTGCCCCGGGCCGTGGGGTCGTCGGGCCGCTTGGCCTGGTCGGTCACGTCGCCGAGCACGTGCCCGTGCCGGTTCTGGGCGAGGGGCACCCCCAGGTGCAGACCGAGGCCCCAGTAGAGGAGCTCCATCTCGTCCTGGGTGTAGGCCGAGCGATCGATCCCGCGGAGGCGGACGAAGCCCCGGCCGTCGATCAGCTCGAGCTCGACCGCGGCGAGGCGGTACACGAACCCACCGAGGGGGAAGTCGTCGGCGGACAGCTCGAGGGGATCGGTCGACCGCCGCATCGCGTGGCGCAGGGCGGCGTCCAGCTCGCCGAGCTCGTCGGGTGTGAGGTGCACGGTCCAGGTGTCCTCGTCGGCCACGTCGGCCGCCGTCCACTCGCACTGCGGCTCGAGGACCCTCACGACGCGCCGCCGCCATCCACGACGGTGCTCGCCCCGACGACGCGACCATGCTCCATGGATCCCCCTGTCCTCGCAGGCTAGATCGCCGACGCGCACGGACGGTCGACCGCTCGTCGGCCGCCCCGGGGACTCGGCCTGTGGCTCTGGCTCGGGTTCGGGGGCGGGGTGGACGACCGGCGGGGCCGGCGATCAGCCGGGCGCGAGCTCGTGGCGGTCGAGGAAGGCGAGGACGGCGTCGGTGAAGGCGTCGTTGCGGTCGCCCGCGACCATGTGGCCGGCGCCCGAGACGTCCACGAACTCGACCGCGGGGAAGCGAGCGAGGAAGTCCTCGGCCTTCTCTTCGCTGACGAGGTCGCTCATCCGGCCCCGCACCAACAGCACCGGGATGTCGGCGGCCATGCGCTCGACCGCGGCGTGCAGGCGGTCGACGTCCATGATCTCCGAGGGCGCCTTGTCGGACGCCGGGTCCATGAAGCGGGGGTCCCAGTGCCAGTACCAGCGGCCGTCGCGCTCGCGCAGGTTCTTGGCGAGTCCGCTCGGGTCGGCGGGCCGCTCGCGATGGGTGTTGTAGCCGGCCACCAGGTCGGCGGCCTCCTCGAGCGAGGCGAAGCCCTCGTTGGCCCGCTCAGCCATGAAGGCCCGGATGCGCTCGGCGCCGGCCGGCTCCATGTCCGGGACGATGTCGACGAGCACGACGGCCCGGGCGGCACCCGGAACCAGCTCACCGGTGAGGAGCATCGCCGTGAGCCCGCCGAGGGACGCCCCCACGAGCACCGGGCGCTGGTCGACCGACGCAAGGACGGCCTCCAGGTCCATGGCGAAGGTGGCCAGGCGGTAGTCACCGTCGGGTGACCAGTTCGAGTCGCCGTGACCGCGGGCGTCGAGGGTGAGGGTGGTCACCCCCCGATCGGCGACGCGGGCGGCGGTCCCACCCCACGAGTGGCGGGTCTGGCCACCGCCGTGGAGGAACACGACCCCGGGGTCGCCGTCGCCCCCGAAGCGCTCACCGGCGAGGCGCAGCCCCTGATGCCCCTCGAGATCGACCGTGGTCACGGCGCCATCATGGCTCCCCGCACCGTGCGCCCGTCCACGACCCGTCACGATTCCCGCGCCGTGTCGAGGGGGCGGTAGGTGGAGGCGAAGAGGTTGAGCCCGAGGGTGTCCGAGAGGTGGGCCGTGGCGAGACGACCGCGGACGGAGTTTCCGGCGGGATCGAGCAGCGGCGAGAACGCGGCGAGTCCACCCTTGCCCGGGGAGATCGTCACCATCCCGCCACTGACCCCGCTCTTGCCGGGCAGGCCGATGTCGTAGAGCCAGTCGCCGGTCCGCTCGTAGAGCCCGGCGGTCGCGAGCACGGCGAGCACCCGCCGGCAGATCGCCGGGTCGATCACCGCCTCCCCCGTCATCGGGTTCACGCCGCCGTCGGCCAGCGTGGCGGCCATGACCGCGAGGTCCGTGGCGGTCACCAGGATCGAGCACTGCCTCGTGTAGCGGTCCGTCGCCTCGTCAGGGTCGCAGTAGATGCGGTCGTAGCCCGCCAGGAGGTGCGCCGTCCCGCGGTTGCGCTGGTTCGTGGCCTGCTCGGACGCGAACACCTCCTCGTCCACCGCCAGCTCCCGGCCGGCGAAGGCCGAGAGCCCCCGGCGGACGAACTCCCAGCATTCGTCAGGGCCCTCGCCGGGCACCAGGCTCGCGGTCGCGAGTGCTCCGGCGTTCACCATCGGGTTCGTGATGCCGTCCGCACCCAGCTCGACCGCGACGACCGAGTCGAAGGGGAGGCCTGTGGCGTTCACGCCCAACCGCTGCCTGGCCGCGTCGTGGCCGATCGCGTCGCAGACCAACGCGAACACGAACGGCTTCGAGACGCTTTGGATCGAGAACTCCCTTTGGGCGTCACCGACGGCCGAGACCCCACCAGCGACGCCTGCGATCGCCAGCCCGAACCACTCCGGCGAGGCGGACGCGAGGGCCGGGATGTAGGTGGCGATGGTTCCCTCGTCGACCCCGCGGAACCGCTCGTACGCCTCGCGCATCCGTCGGTCGACGAGCTCGCGCGGAGGCAGCTCGCCGGTCGACACCACGATCGGCAGGGCTCCGTCATCGGCATCGGCATCGGCGCTCATGGTTCGTCCTCTGGAGTGGTCCCGGTCGGGGAACAGCCTCCTACAGTTTCCGCACCCGCCCCTGGAGGACCACCGTGACCTACTGCCTGTCGATGCGCATGGACGACGGTCTCGTCTTCCTGTCCGATTCGCGCACGAACGCCGGCGTGGACAACGTCAGCATCTACCGCAAGCTCTTCGTCTTCCACCCTGCGCCGGACCGAACCATCGTGATCCAGTCGGCGGGCAACCTGGCCACCACCCAGGAGGTCATGGATCGAATCGAGCGGGATCTCGCCACGCCGGACGCCACCGCGTCCCTGTCGACCGGTGGCAGCCTCGCCGACGCCGCGCTCTACGTCGGCCGCCTCAGCGTGGAGGTGGCCGACTCCCATCGGGCGGCGCTCGCCGAGTCCGGCGCTGACGGCACGTCGACGTTCCTCGTCGGCGGACAGATCGAGGACCAACCGCCGGACATCCTGCTCGTGTACCCCGAGGGGAACTACATCCGGGCGTCGGACGACCGGCCGTTCCTGCAGATCGGCGAGACGAAGTACGGCAAGTTCCTGCTCGAGCTCGCCACCCGTGCCCACCTCCCGATCCTCGGCGCCGCGAAGGTCGCGCTCAGCTCGATGGTCAGCACTGCGGACGCCAACCTGTCCGTGGGTCCGCCCTACGACCTCGGCATCTACCGGCCCGCCACCCACCAGATCGAACACGTGCGCATCGCTGCGGACTCGCCCTACCTGGCCCGCCTCCAGGGGGTTTGGAACCGGCACCTGACCGCCGCCCTCGATGAGTTGCCCATGGTCGAGCCCGGCGACCTCCAGTTCCTCTGACGCGTCAGAACCTGCTGCCCTGCTCGACCGCCGCGCCCAGGCCGTCTCTCGCCCCCAGCGTGGCGGCACCCGGACGACCGTTCAGGCGGGGGTGAGGACCAGGGGGAGGCCCGCGAAGCGGCGGAGGAAGATGCTCGGGCGGCGGGTCGCGGGATCGTCGGGGACGGGCGCGATCGACGCGGTGCGGGCCAGGAGCTGCTCGATGGCGAGGCGGGCTTCGAGGCGGGCGATGGGCGCACCGATGCAGAAGTGCATCCCCTTGCCGAAGGCGTAGTGCGGTGGCTGTGGCCCTTCAGGCGACGTCGGCGCGCCAGGCGCCGGCCGGTTGGCCGCCGCCCACATCAACAGGACCCGGCTGCCGGCCGCGATGGCCACACCTCCGAGCTCGGTGTCCGCCGGCGCGTGGCGGTAGTGGAACTGGAACGGGCCGTCGTCGCGCAGCGTGTCCTCGAGGAACTCGGCGATCATCTGCGGGTCGGCGCGGAGCTGAGCCTGGAGACCCTCGTCGCGGGCGAGGCGCTCGCACGCCGTCGCGATGAGGGTGGCGGTCGTCTCGGAGCCCGCCGACACGAGGATGAGCAGGATGTTCTTGACCTCGTCCCCGGTGATCTCGCCGGCGGCGATGTCGGCGCCGAAGACCCCGAGCAGCCCCGGACGTTCGTCGGGCGGGAGGGCGAGGGCCCGGTCGAGCTCCTCGTGCACGATGATGCCGAGCTCGAAGGCCGCCACCGACGCGGCGTCGGTGCCGTCGCTCGTGGTCACCCCGTCGAGCAATTCACCCGTGCGCACGACGAGGTCGGACAGCCGTGGCCAGAGGTGGTCCGGCAGGCCGATGAGCCGGCACACCACCCGGGTCGCCACGGCGTCGCCGAAGCCGGCCACGGCGTCGACCGGCCCGGTCCCCAGCATCGGAGTGAGCTGCTCGTCGACGATGCGCTCGATGTCGGGGGTCAGCGCCGCCACCGCGGCCGGGCTCAGGTGCTGCTGGAGGAGCCGCCGGTGCCGGGTGTGGATCGGCGGGTCGGCGGTGGCCAGCACGTGCATCGGGTCACCGAACGGGAGCAGCCCGTAGGGCTCGGTACCGCCGGTCCCGTCGCTGCGCAAGAGCGTGACCAGGTTCGAGGAGAGGTCGTCGGGCCGGCCCACCGCCTCGCGGATGAGTCCCGGGTCGGACACGAGGAAGGTGTCCTGGCCGGGCACCTGCCACACCGGCGCCTCCCGCCGCAGCTGGTCGTACAGCGGGCGGGGGTCGGCCAGCACCGCCGGCGAGAGCAGCAGCCCCGGGTCCGTGAGGTCGAACGCCATGCCGCTCGACTCAGAACTGGGAGGGGTCGACGGTGACGAGGACCTTGCCGCAGTCCTTCGATCCCTCGAGCGTGCCGAGGGCGGCGTCGACGTCGTCCAACGCGAAGCGGTGGGTGAGCAGCGGCGCGAGGTCGCGGCGGGCGAGCAGGTCGATCGAGTCGGCGAACCGCGGCGGGTACTCCATCGACCCCCGCAAGGTCAGCTCCTTCATCAGCACCAGCAGGAAGCTCGTCGGCACCGGGGCGTAGTGGAGCGCGACGACCGAGAGGCGGGCGCCGACGGCGGCGTGGTCGATCACGTCCGTGATGACCCGGTCCACGCCCGATGCCTCGATGAAGGCGGCGGTGGCGGGCGTCGGGCCGAACAGGAACGGGGAGGTGCCGTGCAGCTCGGCGAGCTCGCCCCACACATCGGTCGCCATCGGGTCGAGGGCGGCCTGGGCACCGAGGCCGAGGGCCAGCTCGCGCCGGGTGGCGCTGGGCTCGACCGCCACCACCTTCTCGTGGCCGCGGTCGACGAGGGTGGCGATGGCGGCGAGCCCGATGGGGCCGCAGCCGAACACCGCGACTCCGTCGCCCGGGCGCACGTCGGCCTGGTCGGCGGCGTGCATCCCCACGGCCAACGGCTCGGCGAAGGCGGCCACGTCGAGCGCGAGGTCGTCGGGCACGGGGTGCAGGAAGCGGTCGGCCTGCGGCACGAGCAGCAACGGGGTGAGCCCGCCCATCGGCGCGCCGCCGCCGATGCGGCCGGCGTCCTCGCTGCCGGGCTGCACGACGACCCGGTCGCCCACACGAGCGCCCGTGACCTCGGGGCCGACCCACTCGACGGTCCCCGCCATCTCGTGGCCGAGGCACAGCGGCTCGGGGCCGGGGCCGGCCATGCCGCCGAGGCGGATGTAGCTGAGGTCGCTGCCGCAGATCCCGCAGGCCGCCACCTTCACGAGCGCGTCCCGGGGCCCGGGTTCGGGCTCGGGCACGTCGTCGAGACGGACGTCGCCGGGACCGTGGACTCGCACCTGTCGCATGTGTTCGCTCCTCGTCCTTGGGCTCTCAGCTCGCCAGGTACCCGCCGTCGACGGCGAGGGTCGTGCCGGTGGTGTACGCCGACGCCGCGCTGGACAGGAAGAGGACGGCGGCGGCGATCTCCTCGGGAGTGCCGGTGCGCCCCATCGGGATGCGGGCCAGCTCGGCGTCCATGATCTCGGGGAACGCCGCCATCGGGGCGGTCATCGGGGTGTCGATGAGTCCGGGGGCCACGGCGTTGACCCGCACCCCCCGCGTCGCCCAGCGGCGGGCGAGGTTGGCGGTCAGGGTGACGATGGCGGCCTTGGCCGAGCCGTAGCCCGGGACGATGTCGGTCGAGCGGAACGCGGTCATCGACGCGAGGTTCACGACGCTGGCGCCACCGGGGTGCTCGCTCGCGAACAGCAGCTTGCGTAGCCCGGTGGTGAGACGTTGGGGGCCGACGAGGTTGAGCTCGATCGCGGCGGCGAATCCCTCGGCGGTCCACTCGTCCAGCCCGCCCGGCAGGTTGGCGCCGGCGTTGTTGACGAGCACGTCGATCGGGCCGCTCCCGGTGAGATCCTCGACGAGTGCGTCCACGGACGCGGGGTCGGCGACGTCGAGCTGGTGGTACCCGAAGCCGGACAGGTCGGTGTCGTACTCCCCCGGCCCCGAGCGGGTGCCCGTGACGGTCACGTCGGCGCCCACCGCGGCGAACGCGGTCGCCACCGCGTGGCCGATGCCGCTCGTCCCGCCGGTGACGAGCACCCGGGCGCCGGTGAAGTCGAAGGTGACGGTGGCGGCCATCAGCGGGCCAGCTTCTCGATCGAGCGGCGCAGCCAGGCGCTCTCCCAGAAGTTCGCCGTGTCGGCGAGCAGCGCCTCGTGGGCGGCGAGGGCCACGGCCTTGGCGCCGGCGTGGCCGCGTTCGACGGCCAGCACCACGTCGGTGAGCTGGATCGCCTCCACCGGGCGGCCGGCGTCGAGGTGGGCCTGCGCCGCCGCGATCAGCGGGTCGGCGCCTGCCGCGGTCACGAGGTCCGGGGC
This portion of the Acidimicrobiales bacterium genome encodes:
- a CDS encoding sulfatase-like hydrolase/transferase → MSRRPNILLVVTDEERFHIPQPEGFALPAHERLAAGGTSFTNYYAAAAMCSSSRSVIYTGQHMPLTQIHDNDNMPYVDPLDPALGTIGTMLRDAGYFTSYQGKWHLSKLYKEPGDPSTVDALEPYGFSEWNDWGDIDGGAWAGLRVDPVIAGQAVKWLRERAPVVAEDQPWFLAVNFVNPHDIMSFDFGGSSPVQLPPNLAHAVVAKPPAEVPIYQRQWDVDLPANLGDDLSGAAPAVREYADMMDLVFGEVAGEDNWHQALSFYLNCIRDVDRSIDLVLDALVATGQADHTVVLFTADHGDLVGSHGLRQKGNLVYDENFHVPLIVDHPDLAGGTTTDALASAVDLAPTLLEFAGVDAATVAERYPALHGHSLVASIDGGAPVRDGVLTAVEAVTYLDAGFWHHFGDPDVADKVLAGELRPDWRKRGFLRGFTDERYTFGRYFSPLDPNRPADVDALFAENDVVLYDRQTDPGETVNLAADPAHRDLVETYRAKLEALITTEIGEDRHDWVSERPQLLGWPTWRGDAA
- a CDS encoding MFS transporter, yielding MADARVKTTRRPLVLLEAATLLSGAGNGAALVLLPWIALERTGEASAAGLLAAATALPLLVSSLLSGTIVDRLGRKRTAVGADLLSAASLAAIPIVDLTIGLDLGWLVALAVIGAIFDPAGVTARETMLPAAAGRAGWPLERVNGLHEAIWGVAFIVGPGVGGVLIAWVGAIDAMWVTTVGFLLSAACVSVLRVPHADAPVVTDDAPEGVWAGTRRGLGFVRRDGLLLAITVISALLVSVYMPIEGVLLPVHFEALDEPGRLGAIVMAMSLGGILGAVLYSWRGDRLRRATVFRGALVLTATFILVLAVLPPFPVMIGASFLIGLAYGPIGPLVNLAMQARSPEHMRGRIVGIITSTEYAAGPLGYLIVGVATTRFGVQTTFTAVAVLILAIAIGAVFVRSLDQFDELAVPEHVPHGAAEILDAATSGPLPLIQPPRDPDAAAHRAERDPAADAG
- a CDS encoding TauD/TfdA family dioxygenase translates to MRVLEPQCEWTAADVADEDTWTVHLTPDELGELDAALRHAMRRSTDPLELSADDFPLGGFVYRLAAVELELIDGRGFVRLRGIDRSAYTQDEMELLYWGLGLHLGVPLAQNRHGHVLGDVTDQAKRPDDPTARGNELGGIALPFHCDGADLVGLLCLENGMGGGLSAVSSSVRIHNRLVRERPDLAAALYEPYPYDFRGEQPAGGPSFYELPVFTEWDGRLFVRCIPPYIWASQRHPEAPRLSDLQREALLAVETMAEDPDNHVLMELRPGDIQFINNFHVLHGRTAYVDDRPTGRVRHLKRLWLETDELTSRPPHFARRSHWEANRSASRLRPTVEG
- a CDS encoding alpha/beta hydrolase; amino-acid sequence: MTTVDLEGHQGLRLAGERFGGDGDPGVVFLHGGGQTRHSWGGTAARVADRGVTTLTLDARGHGDSNWSPDGDYRLATFAMDLEAVLASVDQRPVLVGASLGGLTAMLLTGELVPGAARAVVLVDIVPDMEPAGAERIRAFMAERANEGFASLEEAADLVAGYNTHRERPADPSGLAKNLRERDGRWYWHWDPRFMDPASDKAPSEIMDVDRLHAAVERMAADIPVLLVRGRMSDLVSEEKAEDFLARFPAVEFVDVSGAGHMVAGDRNDAFTDAVLAFLDRHELAPG
- the glsA gene encoding glutaminase A, with translation MSADADADDGALPIVVSTGELPPRELVDRRMREAYERFRGVDEGTIATYIPALASASPEWFGLAIAGVAGGVSAVGDAQREFSIQSVSKPFVFALVCDAIGHDAARQRLGVNATGLPFDSVVAVELGADGITNPMVNAGALATASLVPGEGPDECWEFVRRGLSAFAGRELAVDEEVFASEQATNQRNRGTAHLLAGYDRIYCDPDEATDRYTRQCSILVTATDLAVMAATLADGGVNPMTGEAVIDPAICRRVLAVLATAGLYERTGDWLYDIGLPGKSGVSGGMVTISPGKGGLAAFSPLLDPAGNSVRGRLATAHLSDTLGLNLFASTYRPLDTARES
- a CDS encoding cytochrome P450; translation: MAFDLTDPGLLLSPAVLADPRPLYDQLRREAPVWQVPGQDTFLVSDPGLIREAVGRPDDLSSNLVTLLRSDGTGGTEPYGLLPFGDPMHVLATADPPIHTRHRRLLQQHLSPAAVAALTPDIERIVDEQLTPMLGTGPVDAVAGFGDAVATRVVCRLIGLPDHLWPRLSDLVVRTGELLDGVTTSDGTDAASVAAFELGIIVHEELDRALALPPDERPGLLGVFGADIAAGEITGDEVKNILLILVSAGSETTATLIATACERLARDEGLQAQLRADPQMIAEFLEDTLRDDGPFQFHYRHAPADTELGGVAIAAGSRVLLMWAAANRPAPGAPTSPEGPQPPHYAFGKGMHFCIGAPIARLEARLAIEQLLARTASIAPVPDDPATRRPSIFLRRFAGLPLVLTPA
- a CDS encoding alcohol dehydrogenase catalytic domain-containing protein: MRQVRVHGPGDVRLDDVPEPEPGPRDALVKVAACGICGSDLSYIRLGGMAGPGPEPLCLGHEMAGTVEWVGPEVTGARVGDRVVVQPGSEDAGRIGGGAPMGGLTPLLLVPQADRFLHPVPDDLALDVAAFAEPLAVGMHAADQADVRPGDGVAVFGCGPIGLAAIATLVDRGHEKVVAVEPSATRRELALGLGAQAALDPMATDVWGELAELHGTSPFLFGPTPATAAFIEASGVDRVITDVIDHAAVGARLSVVALHYAPVPTSFLLVLMKELTLRGSMEYPPRFADSIDLLARRDLAPLLTHRFALDDVDAALGTLEGSKDCGKVLVTVDPSQF
- a CDS encoding SDR family oxidoreductase; the protein is MAATVTFDFTGARVLVTGGTSGIGHAVATAFAAVGADVTVTGTRSGPGEYDTDLSGFGYHQLDVADPASVDALVEDLTGSGPIDVLVNNAGANLPGGLDEWTAEGFAAAIELNLVGPQRLTTGLRKLLFASEHPGGASVVNLASMTAFRSTDIVPGYGSAKAAIVTLTANLARRWATRGVRVNAVAPGLIDTPMTAPMAAFPEIMDAELARIPMGRTGTPEEIAAAVLFLSSAASAYTTGTTLAVDGGYLAS